A stretch of the Gossypium hirsutum isolate 1008001.06 chromosome D07, Gossypium_hirsutum_v2.1, whole genome shotgun sequence genome encodes the following:
- the LOC107941662 gene encoding plant intracellular Ras-group-related LRR protein 4, with product MVEFGVVRSTDEAVEEIMRIHRSLPPRPAVDEVLAAKALIRNVEKEDQARLEAITRQTKSPNVPEELFLILLEMQKNCVYFQSKEQKREAFRLLDLESVHALFDEFIQRASNCLSSTSSKLNDKTTLSNALPHTAATPPPSNNSFTPATPSSFREPASERPLFSRDDSYVKKAKSSFYANSTDGLGISMSSSPHILDSSLKSGGATAAVHDGEKLSLIKLASIIEVSSKKGTRDLNLQAKLMDQIDWLPDSIGKLCSLITLDLSDNRIVALPDTIGGLSSLKKLDLHSNKIAQLPDSVGDLLSLVFLDLSANQLSSLPATFGRLVRLEELDLSSNHLPSLPDSIGSLISLKKLNVETNDIEEIPHTIGHCSSLKELRADYNRLKALPEAVGKIETLEVLSVRYNNIKQLPTTMSSLANLKELDVSFNELESLPESLCFATTLVKMNVGNNFADMRSLPRSIGNLEMLEELDISNNQIRVLPDSFRMLTRLQVLRVDQNPLEVPPRHIAEQGAQAVVRYMADLVEKRDVKLQPVKQKKSWAQICFFSKSNKRKRNGMDYVKA from the exons ATGGTTGAATTCGGCGTGGTTCGCTCCACGGACGAAGCGGTGGAGGAGATCATGAGAATTCACAGATCTCTGCCGCCGCGCCCTGCTGTCGACGAGGTCCTAGCTGCCAAGGCTCTCATTCGGAATGTCGAGAAGGAAGACCAAGCTAGGCTGGAAGCCATTACTCGCCAGACCAAGAGCCCTAATGTCCCCGAGGAGCTCTTCCTTATCCTCCTCGAGATGCAAAAGAACTGTGTTTACTTCCAGAGCAAGGAGCAGAAGAGGGAGGCCTTCAGATTGCTGGATCTCGAGTCTGTCCATGCTCTGTTCGATGAATTTATCCAGAGGGCATCCAACTGCCTTTCCTCTACCTCCTCCAAACTCAATGATAAAACCACCCTTTCAAACGCCTTGCCCCACACCGCCGCCACTCCTCCGCCTTCCAACAACTCATTTACCCCTGCCACGCCCTCCTCCTTTAGGGAGCCTGCATCAGAACGACCACTCTTCTCCAGAGATGACAGTTACGTTAAGAAGGCCAAGTCTTCCTTCTATGCTAACTCCACTGATGGGTTGGGTATTTCTATGTCTTCTTCACCTCACATATTGGACTCTTCTCTTAAGTCCGGGGGAGCCACTGCTGCGG TTCATGATGGtgagaagttgagtttgattAAGCTAGCTAGTATAATTGAAGTCTCTTCAAAGAAAGGCACTCGAGATCTCAACCTCCAAGCCAAGTTGATGGATCAAATTGACTGGCTTCCTGACTCAATAGGGAAGTTGTGCAGTTTAATTACACTGGATTTGTCTGATAATCGTATTGTAGCTTTGCCTGACACCATTGGCGGCCTTTCATCCTTGAAGAAACTCGATTTGCATTCGAATAAGATTGCTCAACTCCCAGATTCTGTTGGAGATCTACTCAGCTTGGTCTTTCTAGATCTCAGTGCGAACCAGCTATCATCTTTGCCTGCTACATTTGGGAGATTGGTTCGCCTCGAGGAGCTTGATTTGAGCTCCAATCACCTTCCTTCACTCCCTGACTCTATAGGTTCACTCATTAGCCTCAAGAAACTGAATGTGGAGACAAATGACATAGAAGAAATTCCACATACTATTGGTCACTGCTCTTCACTTAAAGAGCTTCGTGCAGATTATAACCGGCTCAAAGCCCTCCCAGAAGCAGTTGGGAAGATAGAAACCTTAGAGGTTTTATCCGTGCGCTATAACAACATCAAACAATTACCTACGACGATGTCATCTTTGGCAAACCTGAAGGAATTAGATGTCAGTTTCAATGAGCTTGAGTCTTTGCCTGAGAGTTTATGTTTTGCCACCACACTAGTCAAGATGAACGTAGGCAACAATTTTGCTGATATGCGATCCCTACCAAGGTCTATTGGAAATCTTGAGATGCTTGAAGAGCTGGACATTAGCAATAATCAGATCCGGGTCCTCCCAGACTCTTTTAGGATGTTAACACGACTTCAAGTTCTACGCGTGGATCAAAATCCTCTGGAAGTGCCTCCTAGGCACATTGCGGAGCAGGGTGCACAG GCTGTTGTCCGGTATATGGCTGATCTGGTTGAGAAAAGGGATGTTAAATTACAACCGGTGAAGCAGAAGAAGAGTTGGGCTCAAATATGCTTCTTCTCCAAGTCTAACAAAAGGAAGCGCAATGGGATGGACTATGTAAAAGCCTGA